The Candidatus Krumholzibacteriia bacterium genome contains a region encoding:
- the dapF gene encoding diaminopimelate epimerase produces the protein MTAFVKMHGCGNDFVVLRHADLEAFHFDSASLPRFVRDVCDRHHGLGADGLLTYATLSGERLRMHYWNRDGSRAEMCGNGARCVVRLAWERSEVGSPLELETDAGTHAAAMLPRPPAPPWVEIEMGAPRWDGASVGLRDGSNLLDTPLDLGAGELRVTALDLGNPHAVVFVRDRAALAAVELEGTGRALAEHPLFRRGANASFVAVEGDALHLRVFERGVGPTLACGSASCAAFAAATRLGLLTASAGPVHLPGGSVEVRADADGRLWLRGPALRVAAGTLDPECLGV, from the coding sequence ATGACCGCGTTCGTGAAGATGCACGGCTGCGGCAACGACTTCGTCGTCCTCCGCCATGCCGATCTCGAAGCCTTCCATTTCGACTCCGCCTCCCTGCCCCGCTTCGTGCGCGACGTCTGCGACCGTCACCACGGTCTCGGTGCCGACGGCCTGCTCACTTACGCCACGCTGAGCGGCGAGCGCTTGCGCATGCACTACTGGAACCGCGACGGCTCCCGGGCCGAGATGTGCGGCAACGGCGCGCGCTGCGTCGTGCGCCTGGCCTGGGAGCGCAGCGAGGTCGGCTCGCCGCTCGAGCTCGAAACCGATGCCGGAACCCATGCCGCCGCCATGCTGCCCCGTCCTCCGGCGCCCCCGTGGGTGGAGATCGAGATGGGCGCACCGCGCTGGGACGGGGCGAGCGTTGGCCTCCGCGACGGCAGCAACCTGCTGGACACGCCACTCGACCTCGGCGCTGGGGAGCTCCGGGTCACGGCGCTCGACCTGGGGAACCCGCACGCGGTGGTCTTCGTGCGCGATCGCGCCGCCCTGGCCGCGGTGGAACTGGAAGGCACCGGCCGGGCCCTGGCGGAGCACCCGCTTTTCCGGCGTGGCGCCAACGCCAGCTTCGTCGCCGTCGAGGGCGACGCCCTGCACCTGCGCGTCTTCGAGCGCGGCGTCGGGCCGACCCTCGCTTGCGGCAGCGCCTCGTGCGCCGCCTTCGCCGCCGCCACCCGCCTCGGCCTGCTCACGGCCAGCGCCGGCCCGGTGCATTTGCCCGGCGGCAGCGTCGAGGTGCGCGCCGACGCCGACGGGCGTCTCTGGCTGCGCGGGCCCGCGCTCCGCGTCGCCGCCGGGACACTGGATCCGGAGTGCCTCGGCGTCTGA
- the thpR gene encoding RNA 2',3'-cyclic phosphodiesterase, with translation MRLFVALLLEPGLLDSLASFQRRQQKADTSGSVRWVHPEGIHLTLKFLGEVPSSRLPEIVRALDSALRERQAPVLGLGSTGAFPNAKHPRVLWVGIDDTGTALGEIVGAVEEAMAGLGWEREGRAFQAHLTLGRVRETAPPGASGGPGPAFVATRLPPVEAQRHPRVALMQSHLGPGGARYESLHVWELGSAPFA, from the coding sequence ATGCGACTCTTCGTCGCCCTGCTCCTCGAGCCGGGGCTCCTCGACAGCCTGGCTTCCTTCCAGCGCCGGCAGCAAAAGGCCGATACCTCAGGAAGCGTCCGCTGGGTGCATCCCGAGGGGATTCATCTCACCCTCAAGTTCCTCGGCGAGGTCCCGTCGTCGCGCCTGCCCGAGATCGTTCGGGCCTTGGATAGCGCCCTCCGCGAGCGTCAGGCCCCCGTCCTCGGCCTCGGTTCGACTGGTGCTTTCCCCAACGCGAAACACCCGCGAGTCCTTTGGGTCGGCATCGACGACACGGGAACGGCGCTCGGCGAGATCGTGGGTGCAGTGGAGGAGGCGATGGCGGGCCTCGGATGGGAACGGGAAGGGCGAGCCTTTCAGGCCCATCTCACCCTGGGCCGGGTGCGCGAGACCGCACCTCCGGGAGCCTCGGGCGGACCGGGCCCCGCCTTCGTCGCCACCCGACTTCCCCCGGTAGAGGCGCAGCGACACCCGCGGGTGGCGCTGATGCAGAGCCACCTCGGCCCCGGCGGAGCTCGCTACGAATCCCTCCACGTCTGGGAGCTCGGCTCTGCACCGTTCGCGTGA
- a CDS encoding glycosyltransferase family 4 protein, producing the protein MIPHATASLHLHAGREFREAQRRVLYLLQGLAARGHRVLFCGPRTSALFRKAQAAGIPCEALTLRSSHDFPSVVRLARLVRDQHFDLVHAHDAQSHHVARAARDLSGERSLTANLFLGHRELAEPAATLLPAHYAGPGLHHIAVSKPVRDGLVQRGAEAARIAIVPDGVDLPGLRRARSNGHDPWGLRARGRRVVGTCTRPGREKSLGPLLEAFALLHRRLPDTHLLVAGDGPGRPQVEKLCRDLGLAEAVTFAGVLEDPAAMYATLHAFVALTDYENTHTCMLEAMGSGTPVVAAAVPGVLGLVRHGSSALVVPPRDVPALAQALGLLLLQPELAQRLVQGASSVAEQHSVERMVEATLGAYRGLGQIDAAAREAMPREAPPP; encoded by the coding sequence ATGATTCCCCACGCGACAGCGAGCCTGCACCTGCACGCAGGACGGGAGTTCCGCGAGGCCCAGCGCCGGGTACTCTATCTGCTGCAGGGGCTCGCGGCGCGCGGGCATCGCGTCCTCTTCTGCGGCCCGCGCACCTCGGCGCTCTTCCGCAAGGCCCAGGCCGCCGGCATTCCCTGCGAGGCGCTGACGCTGCGCAGCAGCCACGATTTCCCTTCGGTGGTGCGGCTGGCCCGGTTGGTGCGGGACCAGCATTTCGATCTGGTGCACGCCCACGACGCGCAGAGCCACCACGTGGCGCGGGCGGCGCGGGACCTGAGCGGCGAGCGCTCCCTCACCGCCAATCTCTTCCTCGGCCATCGGGAGCTCGCCGAGCCGGCGGCGACGTTGCTGCCGGCGCACTACGCCGGCCCTGGACTGCACCACATCGCGGTTTCCAAGCCCGTGCGCGACGGCCTGGTGCAGCGCGGCGCCGAGGCGGCGCGCATCGCCATCGTTCCCGACGGGGTGGACTTGCCCGGCCTCCGCCGCGCCCGGAGCAATGGTCACGACCCCTGGGGCCTGCGCGCCCGGGGCCGCCGGGTCGTGGGGACTTGTACCCGCCCGGGGCGGGAGAAGAGCCTGGGGCCCTTGCTCGAAGCCTTCGCGCTCCTCCACCGCCGCCTGCCGGATACGCACCTGCTGGTGGCGGGCGACGGCCCGGGGCGCCCGCAGGTGGAAAAACTCTGCCGCGATCTCGGCCTGGCCGAGGCGGTCACCTTCGCCGGGGTGCTCGAGGATCCGGCGGCGATGTACGCCACGCTGCACGCCTTCGTCGCCCTCACCGACTACGAGAACACCCATACCTGCATGCTCGAAGCGATGGGATCGGGCACACCGGTGGTCGCCGCGGCGGTGCCCGGCGTCCTCGGCCTGGTACGTCACGGGAGCTCCGCCCTGGTGGTGCCGCCGCGAGACGTCCCGGCCCTGGCACAGGCCCTCGGTCTCCTCCTGCTGCAACCGGAACTGGCGCAGCGCCTGGTGCAGGGAGCCAGCAGCGTCGCCGAACAACACTCGGTGGAGCGCATGGTGGAAGCCACCCTCGGCGCTTACCGCGGCCTGGGGCAGATCGACGCCGCGGCGCGGGAGGCGATGCCTCGGGAAGCTCCCCCCCCATGA
- a CDS encoding DHH family phosphoesterase: MPQHGQVVLEPEIFLENLLADLRRPGQILVATHDNPDPDSLACALGLKTLFETELGRDTSIGFGGMVGRAENRALVEACHITLLPLDDLRFADFASVVLVDAQPDTGNNSIPAEVMLDLVVDHHPLREHTPQRSRWVDVRSDYGASATIVAQYLLARQVTITPLLATALLYALKSETQDLGLRANAVDRQVYFHLLPLVDPRALFVITHPKVSHEYFRILGRLVRQTQLYGKAAIVYLGRVSNPDLVAEMADQLMRLVGVEWALSMGSCGKELFLSLRTSHEGGGAGQMIQRLVRGLGRAGGHGMLAGGRIGAVPRDRKSRLDLAAMMRDRFLAEFNLGGTQPRSILDD, encoded by the coding sequence ATGCCGCAACACGGACAGGTCGTGCTCGAGCCGGAGATCTTCCTGGAGAACCTGCTCGCGGATCTGCGCCGTCCGGGGCAGATCCTGGTGGCGACGCACGACAACCCGGATCCCGATTCCCTCGCCTGTGCGCTCGGGCTCAAGACCCTGTTCGAAACCGAGCTCGGCCGCGACACCTCGATCGGTTTCGGCGGCATGGTGGGACGGGCGGAGAATCGCGCCCTGGTCGAAGCCTGCCACATCACGTTGCTGCCTCTCGACGACCTCCGCTTCGCCGACTTCGCCAGTGTCGTGCTGGTCGATGCGCAGCCCGACACGGGGAACAATTCCATCCCCGCCGAGGTCATGCTCGATCTCGTGGTCGACCACCATCCGCTGCGCGAGCACACGCCGCAGCGGTCGCGTTGGGTGGACGTGCGCAGCGACTACGGTGCTTCCGCCACCATCGTGGCTCAGTACCTCCTGGCGCGGCAGGTGACGATCACGCCGCTCTTGGCCACAGCGTTGCTCTATGCCCTCAAATCGGAGACCCAGGACTTGGGGCTGCGGGCCAACGCCGTGGACCGCCAGGTCTACTTCCATTTGTTGCCCCTCGTGGACCCACGCGCCCTTTTCGTCATCACCCACCCCAAGGTGTCCCACGAGTATTTCCGCATCCTCGGAAGGCTGGTGCGCCAGACCCAGCTCTACGGCAAAGCGGCCATCGTCTACCTCGGCCGCGTTTCCAATCCGGACCTGGTGGCCGAGATGGCCGATCAGCTGATGCGGCTCGTAGGGGTGGAATGGGCGCTCAGCATGGGCAGCTGCGGCAAGGAGCTCTTCCTCTCTCTCCGCACCAGCCACGAGGGCGGCGGCGCCGGGCAAATGATTCAGCGCCTCGTGCGCGGTCTCGGCCGCGCCGGCGGTCACGGCATGCTGGCCGGTGGTCGCATCGGCGCCGTGCCCCGGGATCGCAAGTCCAGGCTCGACCTCGCCGCCATGATGCGCGATCGATTCCTCGCCGAGTTCAACCTCGGCGGCACCCAGCCCCGGAGCATCCTCGACGATTGA
- a CDS encoding ABC transporter permease: MRGLPSIYEREMRTYFTSPIAYVVTAVFLLVVGLVFMTLLRNYLAFDTFYRERLLSLGQEAGPADVHQFLLRRFLATLGAISLFVLPFVTMGSFAEEHRAGTMELLLTSPLSQRAIVLGKFLAASTIFVMLLLFALVLVGTLFFYGNPHGPSVLVGFLGVFLQGESFLVVGMFISSLTRSQVVAGIGGLGAALLLWLAGLLGDPTSTLGTWLQELSLVAHFEDFAKGVLDTKHVVFYGCFIVFGLFLTLRSLESLKYR; the protein is encoded by the coding sequence ATGAGGGGATTGCCTTCCATCTACGAGCGCGAGATGCGCACCTACTTCACCTCCCCGATCGCCTACGTGGTGACCGCGGTGTTCCTCCTCGTCGTGGGTCTGGTGTTCATGACCTTGCTGCGCAATTACCTGGCCTTCGACACCTTCTACCGCGAGCGCCTGCTCTCGCTCGGGCAGGAAGCCGGACCGGCGGACGTGCACCAGTTCCTCTTGCGCCGCTTCCTCGCCACCCTCGGGGCGATCAGCCTCTTCGTCTTGCCCTTCGTCACCATGGGGAGCTTCGCCGAGGAGCACCGGGCGGGAACGATGGAGCTCCTCCTCACCTCGCCTCTCAGCCAGCGCGCCATCGTGCTCGGCAAGTTCCTGGCGGCGAGCACGATCTTCGTCATGCTCCTGCTCTTCGCCCTCGTCTTGGTGGGGACCCTTTTCTTCTACGGCAACCCCCACGGTCCGAGCGTGCTCGTCGGCTTCCTCGGCGTCTTCCTGCAAGGGGAATCCTTCCTGGTGGTGGGGATGTTCATCTCCTCCCTCACCCGTAGCCAGGTGGTCGCCGGCATCGGCGGGCTGGGGGCGGCGCTCCTGCTGTGGCTGGCGGGGTTGCTCGGCGATCCCACCTCCACCTTGGGCACCTGGTTGCAGGAACTGTCGCTGGTGGCGCACTTCGAGGATTTCGCCAAGGGGGTCCTGGACACGAAGCACGTGGTTTTCTACGGTTGCTTCATCGTCTTCGGCCTCTTCCTCACCCTGCGTTCCCTGGAATCCTTGAAGTACCGCTAG
- the fbp gene encoding class 1 fructose-bisphosphatase, which yields MTFLKGMTLSRFIVECQQRYPEATGEFTSLLLELTIAAKVISRAVNKAGLVDILGQAGRINVQDEQVMKIDDFANDTIVKALDHTGHLCIMASEEMADPILIPQHHRKGPYVFLFDPLDGSSNIDANVNIGTIFGIHRKTSAGEDGTLGDLLQKGRSMVCAGYIVYGPSTMLVYTTGHGVHGFTLDPSVGEFLLSHPEIQLPKRGKIYSANEGNSHYWASGVRSYLEHIKGTPDGRPPYSSRYVGSLVADFHRTLLYGGIFMYPADSKEAKAQHGKLRLLYEANPLAFVAEQAGGAATDGITPILDLEPQDLHQRTPLFIGSSDDVATLLQFLRGERS from the coding sequence ATGACCTTTCTCAAGGGCATGACCCTGTCACGCTTCATCGTCGAGTGCCAGCAACGCTATCCGGAAGCGACAGGGGAGTTCACCAGCCTGCTCCTCGAACTCACCATCGCCGCCAAGGTCATCTCCCGGGCGGTGAACAAGGCCGGTCTCGTCGACATCCTGGGCCAGGCGGGGCGCATCAACGTCCAGGACGAGCAGGTGATGAAGATCGACGACTTCGCCAACGACACCATCGTCAAGGCGCTGGATCACACCGGGCATCTCTGCATCATGGCTTCGGAAGAGATGGCCGATCCGATCCTCATCCCACAGCATCACCGCAAGGGGCCGTACGTCTTCCTCTTCGACCCCCTGGATGGCTCCTCCAACATCGATGCCAACGTCAACATCGGCACCATCTTCGGCATCCACCGCAAGACCAGCGCGGGGGAAGACGGCACCCTCGGGGACCTGCTGCAGAAAGGTCGGAGCATGGTGTGCGCCGGCTACATCGTCTACGGCCCGAGCACCATGCTGGTCTACACCACCGGGCACGGCGTGCACGGTTTCACCCTCGACCCGAGCGTCGGCGAGTTCCTGCTCTCCCATCCGGAGATCCAGCTGCCGAAGCGCGGCAAGATCTACAGCGCCAACGAGGGCAACTCCCACTACTGGGCGTCAGGGGTGCGCAGTTATCTCGAGCACATCAAGGGCACTCCCGACGGCAGGCCGCCGTACAGCTCCCGCTACGTCGGTTCCCTGGTGGCGGACTTCCACCGCACCCTGCTCTACGGCGGCATCTTCATGTATCCGGCGGACAGCAAGGAAGCCAAGGCGCAGCACGGCAAGCTGCGCCTCCTCTACGAGGCCAACCCGCTCGCCTTCGTCGCCGAGCAAGCCGGCGGCGCCGCCACCGACGGCATCACGCCCATCCTCGACCTCGAGCCGCAGGACCTGCACCAGCGCACGCCGCTCTTCATCGGCAGCAGCGACGACGTGGCGACGCTGCTCCAATTCCTCCGCGGTGAGAGAAGCTGA
- a CDS encoding adenosylhomocysteinase: MQTKIANPALADLGRRRIEWAESRMPVLMALRRRAQESKPLQGMRIAGCLHVTKETAVLVRTLRAAGAELSWSGCNPLSTQDDVAAALAAEGTSIFAWHGMNTDEFYWCIRQTLGLEPTMTLDDGADLIFTVHHERKDLAAKLRGGTEETTTGVQRLRAMARDGALLYPVIAVNDAETKWDFDNVFGTGQSSVDGILRATSILLAGKNFVIAGFGHCGRGVALRAQGMGARVIVTEVRPIAALKAALSGFSVLPMEEAARIGDVFITATGMKDVIQKQHFAVMKDGAVVCNTGHYDVELNLKDLAALARSVREVRPNNEEYTLQDGRRIYVLAKGRLVNLAAAEGHPSEVMDMSFANQFLSMVRLAREGTELEHKVYDIPAAQDEEIARLKLETMGMAIDSLTAEQERYATDYAAGT; the protein is encoded by the coding sequence ATGCAAACGAAGATCGCCAATCCGGCGCTCGCCGATCTCGGCCGGCGCCGCATCGAATGGGCCGAGTCCCGCATGCCCGTGCTCATGGCACTGCGCCGGCGCGCGCAGGAGAGCAAGCCGTTGCAGGGGATGCGCATCGCCGGCTGCTTGCACGTCACCAAGGAGACCGCGGTGCTGGTGCGCACGCTGCGCGCCGCCGGTGCCGAGCTGTCGTGGAGCGGCTGCAACCCGCTGTCGACGCAAGACGACGTGGCGGCGGCGCTGGCCGCCGAGGGCACCTCGATCTTCGCCTGGCACGGTATGAACACCGACGAGTTCTACTGGTGCATCCGCCAGACCCTGGGGCTGGAGCCCACCATGACCTTGGACGACGGCGCCGATCTCATCTTCACCGTGCACCACGAACGCAAGGACCTGGCGGCGAAGCTGCGCGGCGGCACCGAGGAGACCACCACGGGGGTGCAGCGGCTGCGGGCCATGGCCCGGGACGGAGCGCTCCTCTACCCGGTGATCGCGGTGAACGACGCGGAGACGAAGTGGGATTTCGACAACGTCTTCGGCACCGGCCAGTCGTCGGTCGACGGCATCCTGCGCGCCACCAGCATCCTGCTGGCGGGAAAGAACTTCGTCATCGCCGGCTTCGGCCACTGCGGGCGTGGCGTGGCGCTCCGCGCCCAGGGCATGGGGGCCCGGGTCATCGTCACCGAGGTGCGTCCCATCGCGGCGTTGAAGGCGGCACTCTCCGGCTTCAGCGTGCTCCCCATGGAGGAAGCGGCCCGCATCGGTGACGTCTTCATCACCGCCACCGGGATGAAGGACGTCATCCAGAAGCAGCACTTCGCGGTGATGAAGGATGGCGCCGTGGTCTGCAACACCGGGCACTACGACGTGGAGCTCAACCTGAAGGATCTGGCGGCGCTGGCCCGCAGCGTCCGCGAGGTGCGCCCGAACAACGAGGAGTACACCCTGCAGGACGGCCGGCGCATCTACGTGCTCGCCAAGGGACGCCTGGTGAACCTGGCTGCCGCCGAGGGCCATCCGTCGGAAGTGATGGACATGTCTTTCGCCAACCAGTTCCTCTCCATGGTGCGACTCGCCCGTGAAGGGACGGAGCTGGAGCACAAGGTGTATGATATTCCCGCGGCGCAGGACGAGGAGATCGCCCGCCTGAAGCTGGAAACCATGGGCATGGCGATCGATAGCCTGACGGCGGAGCAGGAGCGCTACGCCACGGACTACGCCGCGGGCACCTGA
- a CDS encoding metalloregulator ArsR/SmtB family transcription factor → MLAGLFRALADPIRLKLLRLLEGNELRVQELVEILGLAQPTVSRHLGVLFRSGLLRRRREGGWTFYGLDRDGPALGAGGLGQAVQHRLREGAIASEEMQRLERCLEARAARSRDFYARMAPEWDGLRAGLEIEGLHLRLLGGVLRRTLDLVDAGTGTGALLPVLAGTARRLVGVDRAPEMLALARRRIAAAELASVRLVCADIARMPLPDASVDAVCSALALHHAPSPAAVLEEFARVVRPGGAVVVSDLVEHGEEWMRSELAHAWLGFPEPQVERWCRAAGLDCLDATRLQRRRAGAARQLPDLFVLWARRPGLPEARVTNTEGS, encoded by the coding sequence GTGCTTGCGGGCCTGTTCCGGGCCCTCGCAGATCCCATCCGGCTCAAGCTCTTGAGGCTCCTCGAGGGCAATGAGCTCCGGGTGCAGGAGCTGGTGGAGATCCTGGGACTGGCCCAGCCCACGGTGTCGCGCCATCTGGGAGTCCTCTTCCGCTCCGGTCTCCTGCGCCGGCGCCGCGAGGGCGGCTGGACCTTCTATGGCCTGGATCGGGACGGCCCCGCACTCGGGGCAGGTGGTCTCGGTCAGGCAGTGCAGCATCGGCTGCGCGAGGGTGCGATCGCCAGCGAGGAGATGCAGCGGCTCGAGCGCTGCCTCGAGGCGCGGGCGGCGCGGAGCCGCGACTTCTACGCCCGCATGGCGCCGGAATGGGATGGCCTGCGTGCTGGGCTCGAAATCGAAGGCCTGCACCTGCGTCTCCTGGGCGGGGTGCTGCGGCGCACCCTCGACCTCGTCGACGCCGGCACCGGGACCGGGGCGCTTCTCCCGGTGCTGGCCGGAACAGCGCGGCGGCTCGTCGGGGTGGACCGCGCTCCGGAGATGCTCGCCCTGGCCCGGCGCCGGATCGCCGCGGCGGAGCTGGCATCGGTGCGACTCGTGTGCGCCGACATCGCCCGCATGCCGCTCCCGGATGCTTCCGTGGACGCGGTGTGCTCGGCTCTGGCATTGCACCACGCCCCGAGCCCGGCGGCGGTGCTGGAGGAATTCGCTCGCGTCGTGCGCCCTGGCGGCGCGGTGGTGGTGAGCGATCTCGTGGAGCACGGCGAGGAATGGATGCGCAGCGAGCTCGCCCATGCCTGGCTCGGCTTCCCGGAGCCGCAGGTGGAGCGCTGGTGCCGTGCTGCCGGCCTCGACTGCCTCGACGCCACCCGGCTCCAGCGGCGGCGCGCCGGCGCCGCGCGGCAGCTGCCTGATCTCTTCGTCCTTTGGGCGCGCCGGCCCGGGTTGCCGGAAGCGCGGGTGACGAACACAGAAGGTTCCTAA
- a CDS encoding class I SAM-dependent rRNA methyltransferase — protein sequence MLTLPVLRLKPGRERPARAGHPWVFSGAFESMPPLEAGSLCRLEDSEGGFVAIGYVNPERSLAVRLLAWEEIEDLSALLRSRVRSALELRRQCLPPDTDCCRLVGAEGDFLPGVLVDRYADVLVLQLTTAGADRLRDRLVDILAAEIEPRTIYERSDIPARREENLPARKGVLHGEPLAAPVEIREQGLRFLVQPDSGQKTGFYLDQRDNRARVRQRAAGRRVLHCFAYTGGFSVAAAAGGARDVTSVESGAASVELLRRNMELNGFAAGEIVHGDVFEVLREKRQAGARYDLVILDPPAFAKKKLQAEAARRGYKDINLVALQLLAPEGELFTFSCSQHVDALEFRGAVFEAAAQAGVRTQLLAQLGAGFDHPISLSHREGEYLKGLHLRRP from the coding sequence ATGCTCACCCTGCCCGTCCTGCGCTTGAAACCGGGTCGCGAACGTCCGGCCCGCGCCGGCCACCCCTGGGTGTTCTCCGGCGCCTTCGAAAGCATGCCGCCCCTCGAAGCGGGCAGCCTCTGCCGCCTCGAGGATTCCGAGGGTGGCTTCGTCGCCATCGGCTACGTCAACCCGGAGCGCAGCCTCGCCGTGCGTCTCCTCGCCTGGGAGGAGATCGAGGATCTCAGTGCGCTGCTGCGTTCCCGGGTGCGCTCGGCGCTCGAGCTGCGCCGGCAATGCCTGCCCCCCGACACCGACTGCTGCCGCCTCGTCGGCGCCGAAGGCGACTTCCTCCCTGGCGTCCTGGTGGATCGCTATGCCGACGTCTTGGTGCTGCAGCTCACCACCGCCGGCGCCGACCGGCTGCGCGACCGGCTGGTGGACATCCTGGCGGCGGAAATCGAGCCGCGCACGATCTACGAGCGCAGCGACATCCCGGCGCGGCGGGAGGAGAACCTGCCGGCGCGGAAGGGCGTGCTCCACGGCGAGCCGCTCGCCGCTCCGGTGGAAATCCGCGAGCAGGGTTTGCGCTTCCTGGTGCAACCGGACAGCGGGCAGAAGACCGGCTTCTACCTGGACCAGCGCGACAACCGTGCCCGGGTGCGCCAGCGCGCCGCCGGCCGCCGGGTACTGCACTGCTTCGCCTACACCGGCGGCTTCTCGGTGGCCGCTGCCGCCGGCGGCGCCCGCGACGTCACCAGCGTCGAGAGCGGCGCCGCGAGCGTGGAGCTTTTGCGGCGCAACATGGAGCTCAATGGCTTCGCCGCCGGGGAGATCGTGCACGGCGATGTCTTCGAGGTGCTGCGCGAGAAGCGCCAGGCCGGGGCGCGCTACGATCTCGTCATTCTCGATCCCCCCGCCTTCGCCAAGAAGAAACTCCAAGCCGAAGCGGCGCGCCGGGGCTACAAGGACATCAATCTGGTGGCGCTGCAGCTGCTGGCGCCGGAGGGCGAGCTCTTCACCTTCTCCTGCTCGCAGCACGTGGACGCGCTGGAATTCCGCGGCGCCGTCTTCGAGGCCGCGGCGCAGGCTGGAGTCCGGACGCAACTGCTGGCGCAGCTCGGCGCCGGCTTCGATCACCCGATCAGCCTGTCGCACCGCGAAGGGGAGTACCTCAAAGGGCTGCACTTGCGCCGCCCGTGA
- a CDS encoding ATP-binding cassette domain-containing protein, with translation MIVAKDLTKIYPGKRAIDGVSFEVGRGESVGFLGPNGAGKTTTMRILTCFQPATAGTAQVAGFDVFEQAEAVKRHIGYLPESPPLYLEMRVREYLEFIARIKGVPRRQQRPRLEDTLERCGLGDVQHRILGKLSKGYRQRAGLAQALLHNPPVLILDEPTSGLDPKQVVEVRRLIRSLAGEHTIILSTHILPEVSMTCERVIIINHGRIVLSQELRELDGGATGRQALFLELQSPQADPEAALRQVQGVQGLEAVRGGGNRRYRLQCEGGTAVRSRLAAFVVQQGWELLELRPQETSLEEIYLGVVSAEGGGA, from the coding sequence ATGATCGTCGCCAAGGATTTGACCAAGATCTATCCGGGCAAGCGCGCCATCGACGGCGTCAGCTTCGAGGTGGGCCGCGGCGAGAGCGTCGGCTTCCTCGGACCCAACGGCGCCGGCAAGACCACGACGATGCGCATCCTCACCTGCTTCCAACCGGCTACAGCAGGGACGGCGCAGGTGGCGGGTTTCGACGTCTTCGAGCAGGCCGAGGCGGTGAAACGCCACATTGGCTACTTGCCCGAGAGCCCACCACTCTACCTGGAGATGCGGGTGCGGGAATACTTGGAATTCATCGCTCGCATCAAGGGCGTGCCGCGCCGCCAGCAGCGCCCGCGCCTGGAGGACACGCTGGAACGCTGCGGCCTCGGGGACGTGCAGCACCGCATCCTGGGCAAGCTCTCCAAGGGTTACCGGCAGCGCGCCGGTCTGGCCCAGGCGCTCTTGCACAATCCGCCGGTCCTCATCCTCGACGAGCCCACTTCCGGCCTCGATCCGAAGCAGGTGGTGGAAGTGCGCCGGCTCATCCGCTCGCTGGCGGGCGAGCACACCATCATCCTGTCGACCCACATCCTTCCCGAGGTGAGCATGACCTGCGAGCGCGTGATCATCATCAATCACGGGCGCATCGTGCTCTCCCAAGAGCTGCGCGAGCTGGACGGCGGCGCAACCGGGCGGCAGGCGTTGTTCCTGGAGCTCCAGTCGCCGCAAGCGGACCCGGAGGCGGCGCTCCGCCAGGTGCAAGGCGTGCAGGGCCTGGAAGCGGTGCGCGGCGGCGGCAACCGGCGCTATCGCCTGCAGTGCGAGGGCGGCACTGCGGTGCGCTCCCGCCTCGCCGCCTTCGTGGTGCAGCAAGGCTGGGAGCTGCTCGAACTCCGCCCCCAGGAGACGAGCCTGGAGGAGATCTACCTGGGCGTGGTGAGCGCCGAAGGAGGCGGGGCATGA
- a CDS encoding enoyl-CoA hydratase-related protein: protein MSTSASEPLQISREEDVVCWTLQRPQVLNALDRPLLRALGAAAQAARQDRSIRCAILCGAGKAFSAGADLKERAGLSLDEVREYLTLIRATFDGVARLPFPTLAAVHGIAYGGGLELALACDVRLLATDARVGLTEVSLGIMPGAGGTQRLPRLVGVARAKEMIFAARRLEAAEALQWGLANRLVPAPELQSAALHLAREIAAQAPLAVRAAKHAIDAGADAGLAPGLEIEAAAYAQLLPSRDRLEGLEAFAAKRPPRYRGE, encoded by the coding sequence GTGAGCACGAGCGCCTCGGAGCCGCTGCAAATCAGCCGGGAAGAAGACGTCGTCTGCTGGACGCTGCAGCGGCCGCAGGTGCTGAACGCGCTCGACCGGCCGCTCTTGCGCGCCCTCGGCGCGGCGGCGCAAGCGGCGCGGCAAGACCGTTCCATCCGCTGTGCCATCCTCTGCGGTGCGGGCAAGGCATTCAGCGCCGGCGCCGATCTCAAGGAACGCGCCGGACTCTCCCTGGACGAGGTGCGCGAGTACCTGACCCTCATCCGCGCTACCTTCGATGGTGTAGCCCGCTTGCCGTTCCCGACCCTCGCGGCGGTGCACGGCATCGCTTATGGCGGCGGTCTGGAGCTGGCGCTGGCTTGCGACGTGCGGCTCCTCGCCACGGACGCTCGTGTCGGTCTCACCGAGGTGAGTCTCGGCATCATGCCCGGCGCCGGCGGCACGCAGCGCTTGCCGCGTCTCGTCGGCGTCGCACGGGCGAAGGAAATGATCTTCGCCGCCCGCAGGCTGGAGGCAGCGGAGGCGTTGCAGTGGGGGCTCGCCAACCGTCTCGTCCCGGCGCCGGAGCTGCAGTCGGCGGCGCTGCATCTCGCCCGAGAGATCGCGGCGCAGGCACCGCTCGCGGTGCGCGCCGCCAAGCACGCCATCGACGCCGGTGCCGACGCGGGCCTCGCTCCGGGCCTGGAGATCGAGGCGGCGGCGTACGCGCAGTTGCTCCCCAGCCGCGATCGGCTCGAGGGTCTCGAGGCTTTCGCCGCCAAGCGCCCGCCGCGCTACCGCGGCGAGTGA